In the genome of Halobacterium noricense, one region contains:
- the cas6 gene encoding CRISPR-associated endoribonuclease Cas6, with amino-acid sequence MRVMLDLCAERDAEYRTNYHHKLRGRIWRALDGSKYSSEHGNSSPLGLSFSNIFPWGEIEEGDTRKLLLASPREGLLATIAEDVQANPEFNVGDMPFTVTDVRSLDVDVGEPGSRGVIETATGVVVSLYDHHRQEYGLETDHEGSSDPTYWRPKHTVEPFRDAITDNLQTKHERFAPDYAPGPTEVDSPLFDGYDLIKTYALPVTVTEGVELDMIVSKWRFEYTVRDDTHRRHLNLALDTGLGGRNGLGFGFVNIVDRTKPGETELEGENAFA; translated from the coding sequence ATGCGCGTAATGCTTGACTTGTGCGCAGAGCGGGATGCAGAATACAGAACCAACTACCACCATAAACTTCGAGGACGAATCTGGCGAGCACTCGATGGGTCAAAATACAGCAGCGAACACGGCAACAGTAGCCCGCTAGGACTGTCCTTCTCGAACATCTTCCCGTGGGGAGAAATCGAGGAAGGAGATACACGAAAGCTCCTGCTCGCCTCGCCTCGCGAAGGGCTGCTGGCCACGATCGCCGAAGACGTCCAAGCGAATCCCGAGTTTAATGTCGGCGACATGCCGTTCACCGTGACCGACGTTCGGTCACTCGACGTCGACGTCGGCGAACCAGGCAGTCGTGGCGTCATCGAAACGGCAACCGGTGTCGTCGTCTCGCTTTACGACCACCACCGCCAAGAGTACGGTCTCGAAACCGACCACGAGGGCAGTAGTGATCCGACGTACTGGCGGCCGAAACACACAGTTGAGCCGTTCCGGGATGCGATTACGGACAATCTCCAGACGAAACACGAACGGTTCGCACCCGACTACGCCCCGGGGCCGACAGAGGTTGACTCGCCACTCTTCGATGGGTACGACCTCATCAAGACGTACGCGCTTCCAGTCACCGTCACAGAAGGCGTCGAACTTGACATGATTGTGAGCAAGTGGCGCTTCGAGTACACCGTCCGCGACGACACGCACCGCCGCCACCTCAACCTCGCACTCGACACCGGCCTCGGCGGGCGGAACGGGCTCGGGTTCGGATTCGTGAACATCGTCGACCGAACGAAGCCCGGCGAAACCGAACTGGAGGGCGAGAATGCTTTCGCCTGA
- the cas8b gene encoding type I-B CRISPR-associated protein Cas8b/Csh1: MLSPDEFDDAYDDDELRSELPDSPIASLRDLQYLYGKLYTLATAGGGDYAPYLTPDAAGDLVDTDDSLIVVRVDLSGDEPQLADDEQGAIKVTRYSADLVSKVAHSKYPAARGIDHSVTHQAGRNSDPEKLARYAKERLTKWATDGVVQNAADDHEDGSLVNALADLGEDEDVPDTIEDAVTRALDGESATALLTVQVKTEPDGEYRWPGEVDVFQAAMRARKLSKLVSKGQATESAGDAVDIVTGEATRTVGTSEDPLNYYLGKQLEKFPGLDVDEAWRTHPLSEDAAVTVMNAEPFVEACTYRTFGAKVYSLPYFFGTPTPADARELYQLLYLAVDAEDDSRVTSIERAYQREDWTVDENRLRFYVSAVMPHQMSRYDVFGETLNALLQYPSAVAVAHAETQQTEAFRGSDDRSAAFPTVDWPVFGSNTGALLGEITSGWYFGQTFPEGDDDTDASADDPRIEALVNVLSGTPISVSLLLDAYVTRILDEASHDDVDGFPSLRVSSQFAQLCALASAEGNFLTADGEQASITESPSYELRIMDEPGPEALTTDGGFAGEQKLEAFIEGTPALNNDQRCGVFLLGTLVGAVGNYQEWHEDRSTTLVDQFPVKSITTSRIKKVTQDAIEKTLTYTRQEKTRQGRNYPGTKFDYIVDRLRDRVLNPDPDDWTLEKTDLRFYYALGVTYGMNDYSPSSDESTESTEEN, from the coding sequence ATGCTTTCGCCTGACGAGTTCGACGATGCGTACGACGACGACGAGCTTCGGTCGGAACTTCCGGACTCTCCGATTGCGTCGCTTCGCGACCTCCAGTACCTCTACGGGAAGCTCTACACGCTCGCTACCGCGGGTGGCGGGGACTACGCTCCATACCTTACGCCCGACGCCGCGGGCGACCTCGTCGACACCGACGACAGCCTCATCGTCGTTCGCGTTGACCTCTCCGGCGACGAACCCCAGCTCGCGGACGATGAGCAAGGAGCGATCAAAGTGACACGGTATAGCGCCGACCTCGTGTCGAAGGTCGCGCACTCCAAATATCCGGCCGCACGGGGTATCGACCATAGCGTCACCCATCAGGCTGGCCGGAACAGCGACCCGGAAAAGCTCGCGCGGTACGCCAAAGAACGGCTGACGAAGTGGGCAACGGACGGGGTCGTTCAGAACGCCGCTGACGACCACGAGGACGGCTCGCTGGTTAATGCGCTTGCGGACCTCGGCGAGGATGAAGATGTGCCCGACACCATCGAGGACGCAGTAACGCGGGCACTCGACGGCGAGTCGGCGACGGCGCTCCTCACGGTCCAGGTGAAGACCGAGCCCGACGGTGAGTATCGCTGGCCGGGCGAGGTTGACGTGTTCCAGGCCGCGATGCGAGCACGGAAGCTCTCGAAGCTCGTTTCGAAGGGGCAAGCAACTGAATCCGCGGGCGACGCGGTCGACATCGTAACTGGCGAGGCCACGCGAACAGTCGGGACGTCCGAGGACCCACTGAACTACTATCTCGGCAAGCAACTCGAAAAGTTCCCCGGGTTGGACGTCGACGAGGCGTGGCGGACACACCCGCTATCGGAGGATGCGGCAGTGACGGTGATGAACGCGGAGCCGTTCGTCGAAGCCTGCACGTATCGGACGTTCGGCGCGAAAGTCTACTCACTGCCGTATTTCTTCGGAACGCCGACGCCCGCTGATGCGCGCGAATTGTATCAACTGCTCTACCTCGCCGTAGACGCAGAGGACGATAGTCGAGTCACGTCGATCGAACGCGCGTACCAACGAGAAGATTGGACCGTCGACGAGAATCGGCTTCGGTTCTACGTGTCCGCCGTGATGCCCCATCAGATGTCGCGGTACGACGTGTTTGGGGAGACGTTGAACGCGCTCCTGCAGTACCCCTCAGCGGTCGCAGTCGCGCACGCCGAAACCCAGCAAACGGAAGCGTTCCGAGGGTCAGACGACCGGTCGGCCGCGTTCCCGACGGTGGACTGGCCAGTGTTCGGCAGTAACACCGGGGCGTTGCTCGGGGAGATCACGTCCGGCTGGTACTTCGGGCAGACGTTCCCCGAGGGCGACGACGATACGGACGCGAGCGCCGACGACCCTCGAATCGAGGCGTTGGTGAACGTGTTGAGCGGCACGCCCATCTCGGTGTCGTTGTTGCTCGACGCGTACGTCACCCGCATTCTCGATGAAGCGTCGCACGATGACGTCGACGGATTTCCGTCGCTTCGCGTCTCCTCGCAGTTCGCGCAGTTGTGTGCGCTCGCGAGCGCGGAGGGGAACTTCCTGACAGCCGATGGCGAGCAAGCATCGATTACTGAATCACCGAGTTACGAACTACGAATTATGGATGAACCAGGGCCTGAAGCCCTTACAACGGATGGCGGATTCGCCGGCGAACAGAAACTCGAAGCGTTCATCGAAGGAACACCCGCTCTAAACAACGACCAGCGCTGCGGCGTCTTCCTCCTCGGTACACTCGTCGGGGCAGTCGGAAACTACCAGGAGTGGCACGAAGACCGTTCGACGACACTCGTCGACCAGTTCCCGGTGAAGTCGATCACGACGAGTCGAATCAAGAAGGTGACACAGGACGCAATCGAGAAGACACTCACCTACACGCGCCAGGAGAAAACGCGCCAAGGACGGAACTATCCCGGAACGAAGTTTGACTATATCGTGGACCGACTCCGCGACCGCGTACTGAACCCCGATCCGGACGACTGGACGCTTGAAAAGACGGACCTTCGATTCTACTACGCACTCGGAGTTACCTACGGGATGAACGACTACTCGCCGTCGAGCGACGAATCAACCGAATCCACTGAGGAGAACTAA
- the cas7b gene encoding type I-B CRISPR-associated protein Cas7/Csh2, whose protein sequence is MSESTTVENRSEIVFLFDAVDANPNGNPLSGSNRPRIDPQTQQAIVTDVRLKRYLRDQLDDDGHGVYIRNVQNQAGYQSTRIDLLEDRLKEIDLDDYDPDDDDDEDAERLREDVFDEFLDESADVRYFGATMSVDTDAGYEDALPDHFTGPVQFSPGKSMHPVNENEEYDSLTSVIATQGEKEQGGFDLDDHRIQYGLIRFHGLVDEHGAADTKLTKSDVQRLDTLCWRALKNQTVSRSKVGQEPRLYCRVEYADESYHLGGLDKDLALDDAESKPAVELRNIRDLTLEIDDFVDRIADASDRIERVRVVASDVLDVSYDGAVGGPAVLYEALENAVGADAVDVIDVYDEYPETL, encoded by the coding sequence ATGTCCGAATCCACCACTGTCGAGAACCGCTCCGAGATCGTCTTCCTGTTCGACGCTGTCGACGCGAACCCGAACGGTAACCCCCTCAGCGGGTCGAACCGGCCGCGTATCGACCCGCAAACCCAGCAAGCCATCGTGACCGACGTCCGACTGAAGCGCTACCTCCGCGACCAACTGGACGACGACGGCCACGGCGTCTACATTCGCAACGTGCAGAATCAGGCGGGCTACCAGTCGACTCGAATCGACCTCCTCGAGGACCGCCTGAAAGAAATCGACCTCGACGACTACGACCCCGACGACGACGACGACGAGGACGCGGAGCGCCTCCGCGAGGACGTCTTCGACGAATTCCTCGACGAGAGTGCGGACGTCCGGTACTTCGGTGCAACCATGAGCGTCGACACCGACGCAGGGTACGAGGACGCGCTCCCCGACCACTTCACGGGGCCGGTGCAGTTCTCGCCCGGGAAGTCGATGCATCCTGTGAACGAGAACGAGGAGTACGACAGCCTCACGAGCGTCATCGCCACGCAGGGTGAGAAAGAACAGGGCGGATTCGACCTGGACGACCACCGCATCCAGTACGGACTCATTCGATTCCACGGTCTGGTGGACGAACACGGCGCGGCGGACACGAAGCTCACTAAGAGCGACGTACAGCGGTTGGACACGCTCTGCTGGCGTGCGCTGAAGAACCAGACAGTGAGCCGGTCGAAGGTCGGCCAAGAACCCCGGCTGTACTGTCGCGTCGAATACGCCGACGAGAGCTATCACCTCGGCGGCCTCGACAAAGACCTCGCCCTCGACGACGCCGAATCGAAACCGGCGGTGGAACTTCGGAATATCCGCGACCTGACGCTCGAAATCGACGACTTCGTGGACCGGATCGCTGACGCAAGTGACCGCATCGAACGGGTGCGTGTCGTCGCGAGCGACGTCCTCGACGTCTCCTACGACGGAGCGGTTGGCGGCCCGGCGGTGCTCTACGAGGCTCTGGAGAACGCTGTTGGCGCGGACGCGGTCGATGTCATCGACGTGTACGACGAGTACCCCGAAACCCTCTAA
- the cas5b gene encoding type I-B CRISPR-associated protein Cas5b — MSQESLDGWFDGEDGESDDTDAPADGNGGTGEFPRRCLSFTVRGPWGHFRRVEGNIVKQTYRIIPRTTVAGLLAAVLGIGRDEYYGLFAPDTSAVAIEPVRELRTLNMPMNTLSTANESMQSLNSRGKLSMKLPDPTKPRQQHNYEVLVEPAYRIDVALADDARYRELRSHLEAGTSHYVPSLGLSEHLAQLDYHGEFAIEPRTNDDTVSVDSAVPNAVDSVIPEPETRCQVEESPAFMAADAGGRTTRSFTAYAYNPDTGPLSVRGISAATVDGRTVVFV; from the coding sequence GTGTCCCAAGAATCGCTCGACGGCTGGTTCGACGGCGAAGATGGGGAGAGTGACGACACCGACGCGCCCGCGGACGGTAACGGCGGCACGGGTGAGTTCCCTCGACGTTGCCTGTCGTTCACGGTTCGCGGGCCGTGGGGTCACTTTCGGCGCGTCGAAGGGAACATCGTCAAGCAGACGTATCGAATCATCCCCCGAACGACGGTCGCGGGCCTGCTCGCCGCAGTGCTCGGGATTGGCCGGGACGAGTACTATGGGCTGTTCGCGCCGGACACGTCGGCGGTCGCTATCGAACCCGTGCGCGAATTGCGCACGTTAAACATGCCGATGAACACGCTCTCGACCGCGAACGAGTCGATGCAGTCGCTGAACTCGCGCGGGAAGCTGAGCATGAAACTTCCGGACCCGACGAAGCCCCGCCAACAACACAACTACGAGGTCCTCGTCGAGCCAGCCTACCGTATCGACGTCGCGCTCGCCGACGATGCCCGCTACCGGGAACTTCGCAGCCATCTCGAAGCAGGAACGTCGCACTACGTGCCGAGCCTCGGCCTGTCAGAACATCTCGCGCAACTCGACTACCACGGCGAGTTCGCAATTGAACCGAGGACAAACGACGATACCGTGTCGGTCGATTCAGCCGTTCCGAACGCTGTAGATTCGGTAATTCCGGAGCCGGAAACGCGGTGTCAGGTTGAGGAGTCACCGGCGTTCATGGCCGCAGATGCGGGCGGGCGGACGACGCGGTCGTTCACAGCGTACGCCTACAACCCCGACACAGGGCCGCTGTCCGTACGGGGTATCAGCGCTGCGACTGTGGATGGGCGGACTGTGGTGTTCGTCTGA
- a CDS encoding CRISPR-associated endonuclease Cas3'' — MALDPRQRYSHPPENGRDGRLLLDHLRDVAARVDHVVPEHATTPNGEPLREVVRRLALVHDLGKATTWFQQYIDSDRRDPSNDALRYHAPLGSFAAYFVLDDAGYDAETCLAGFIAVAKHHGQLPDVLGYVYNRTVSDQQGRGERITALKKQAVDINDEATGVAEDVFADAAGDADAWLAFAQTLLDDSPESLCNQLSGLVSRNGQEARGGVSDSCYGLVLRCWSALVFADKTSAARAVSGSETYAAETPALDTLDDYVDSLDADPKQEGTRSQRLDYCRDRARRTVISAARDFAESGGGVATLTLPTGMGKTLTGLSAAFTIRDALDGERVVYALPFTSIIDQVVDELKSIYETDGLGQLLTAHHHLEAAEIYDEPGNDEDAADEADRTGDIASILGEAWRAGLTVTTFVQLFESLAGPQNTQSMKLPALQNSVIVLDEPQSLPLDWWKLAPRLAEVLVDQYDATVIAMTATQPRLFENSLGEVPELVDDEYDYFDAVERVAYEFDDSAERYIDTQDGPKSYRDAASELRDTPESESVLAVTNTIDSARELTDCVSKTGEFVDVGGVYAQLLDRLGGDADASAIEADAVAKAVRNEGGRPLLHLSTRLRPVDRLTLVETAKELTGSNCGLVVVSTQLIEAGVDISFNRVYRDFAPLDSIVQAAGRCNRSFERERGRVVVWWLDAPDEESETTPAAAVYNRGTKLLPVTADAIAAVRKRVDELDETALAKTAVEEYYERLGSEGRDVGKQEYADYVDDARADELGDLSLIDQRRSVDVLVTRTSGERALSEALGEANQTYDYDALNRLRDAVKPFTVSIPLYRGDEETRDAVGSLTPLLPDDGLYQLDTRQHGAYFDATTGFVVPESTVDHQFL; from the coding sequence ATGGCGCTAGACCCCAGGCAGCGATACTCGCATCCGCCGGAGAATGGACGGGACGGCCGGCTCTTACTGGACCATCTCCGTGACGTTGCGGCCCGAGTCGACCACGTCGTTCCGGAGCATGCGACAACGCCGAACGGGGAGCCGTTACGTGAGGTGGTGCGGCGACTCGCGCTCGTCCACGACCTCGGGAAGGCGACAACGTGGTTCCAGCAGTACATCGACTCGGACCGCCGGGACCCGTCAAACGACGCGTTGCGGTATCACGCACCACTCGGGTCGTTTGCGGCATACTTCGTCCTCGACGACGCTGGCTACGACGCGGAAACGTGTCTGGCGGGATTTATTGCGGTTGCGAAACACCACGGCCAGCTCCCGGACGTTCTCGGGTACGTGTACAATCGAACAGTCAGTGACCAACAGGGACGCGGCGAACGCATTACTGCCCTGAAGAAACAGGCGGTCGATATCAACGACGAAGCCACCGGGGTCGCAGAAGACGTGTTTGCGGACGCCGCTGGCGATGCCGATGCGTGGCTGGCATTCGCACAGACACTTCTCGATGATTCGCCTGAGTCGTTGTGCAACCAGCTCTCTGGGCTGGTTTCTCGGAACGGCCAAGAAGCCCGTGGGGGCGTCTCCGATTCGTGCTACGGGCTTGTACTCCGGTGCTGGAGTGCACTCGTGTTCGCGGACAAAACGAGCGCTGCACGGGCAGTATCAGGATCAGAGACATACGCGGCTGAGACTCCTGCACTCGATACACTGGACGACTACGTGGACAGTTTGGATGCCGACCCGAAACAGGAGGGAACGCGCTCGCAGCGTCTCGATTACTGCCGCGACCGTGCGCGCCGGACCGTTATCTCCGCAGCACGTGACTTCGCGGAATCAGGGGGCGGAGTGGCCACCCTGACACTTCCAACTGGGATGGGAAAGACACTCACTGGACTGTCCGCGGCCTTCACGATACGGGATGCGTTGGACGGCGAGCGCGTAGTGTACGCGTTGCCGTTCACGAGCATCATCGATCAAGTGGTAGACGAACTCAAAAGCATCTACGAGACAGACGGACTCGGGCAACTCCTCACCGCTCACCACCACTTGGAAGCTGCCGAGATTTACGACGAACCGGGGAACGACGAGGATGCTGCGGACGAAGCCGATCGGACTGGTGATATTGCCTCCATACTCGGTGAGGCGTGGCGCGCAGGGCTGACTGTGACGACGTTCGTACAGCTGTTCGAGAGTCTCGCTGGCCCGCAGAACACGCAATCGATGAAGCTCCCCGCGTTGCAGAACAGCGTTATCGTGCTGGACGAGCCGCAGAGTCTGCCGCTCGACTGGTGGAAACTCGCCCCACGGCTCGCAGAGGTACTCGTAGACCAGTACGATGCGACGGTCATCGCGATGACAGCGACGCAGCCACGGCTGTTCGAGAACTCGCTCGGGGAGGTTCCGGAACTCGTCGACGACGAGTACGACTACTTTGACGCTGTCGAGCGCGTCGCATACGAATTCGATGACTCGGCTGAACGGTACATCGACACTCAGGATGGCCCAAAGTCGTACCGGGACGCTGCGAGCGAACTCCGCGACACACCCGAGTCCGAGTCGGTGTTAGCAGTAACGAACACCATCGATAGTGCCCGCGAACTCACGGATTGCGTATCGAAAACGGGGGAATTTGTCGACGTTGGCGGCGTGTACGCACAACTTCTCGACCGACTTGGCGGTGACGCGGATGCATCCGCTATCGAAGCAGATGCGGTCGCCAAGGCCGTCCGCAACGAGGGTGGGCGCCCACTTCTCCACCTTTCGACGCGCCTTCGTCCCGTCGACCGGTTGACGCTGGTGGAGACCGCAAAAGAACTCACCGGTAGCAACTGCGGGCTCGTGGTCGTGTCGACGCAGCTCATCGAAGCAGGCGTCGACATCAGCTTCAACCGCGTATACCGGGATTTTGCGCCACTCGACAGTATCGTCCAGGCCGCCGGCCGTTGCAACCGGTCCTTCGAGCGTGAACGTGGCCGTGTCGTCGTCTGGTGGTTGGATGCGCCCGATGAGGAAAGTGAGACCACACCAGCGGCCGCGGTCTACAACCGCGGGACGAAACTGCTGCCCGTCACGGCAGACGCGATTGCAGCGGTTCGCAAACGCGTCGACGAACTCGACGAGACCGCCCTCGCAAAGACCGCCGTCGAAGAATACTACGAGCGACTAGGTAGTGAAGGACGTGACGTCGGAAAACAAGAGTACGCGGACTACGTAGACGACGCACGAGCTGACGAACTCGGGGACCTCTCGCTTATCGACCAGCGTCGTTCGGTTGACGTCCTCGTGACGCGGACTAGCGGAGAGCGTGCCCTTTCGGAAGCGCTCGGCGAAGCTAATCAAACGTATGATTACGACGCACTCAACCGGCTCCGTGATGCGGTGAAGCCGTTCACGGTGTCCATTCCGCTCTATCGGGGGGACGAGGAAACTCGGGACGCCGTCGGCAGTCTCACGCCTCTTCTTCCAGACGATGGACTGTACCAGCTAGACACCCGACAGCACGGCGCGTACTTTGACGCCACGACCGGGTTCGTCGTCCCTGAGAGTACGGTTGACCACCAGTTCTTATGA
- a CDS encoding CRISPR-associated protein Cas4: MSDTDPVEKLRRTAQDEATTDEFRVTGVMMQYYEVCERELWFASRHLEIDRDNAAVVRGTQVDDSAYDEKRRNVSIDGMIAIDVLEDGRVMEVKPSSSLVDPAKLQLLYYLWYLEHIVGVEREGVLAHPTERRREAVELTPENEQWVEDAIRGVHDIVTQETPPGAEEKPFCESCAYHDFCWSC; this comes from the coding sequence ATGAGCGACACTGACCCAGTAGAGAAACTCCGTCGAACGGCTCAGGATGAAGCAACGACGGACGAGTTCCGGGTGACGGGCGTGATGATGCAGTACTACGAGGTTTGTGAGCGCGAACTCTGGTTTGCGTCTCGTCACCTCGAAATCGACCGAGACAACGCCGCCGTCGTGCGCGGTACACAGGTCGACGACTCCGCGTACGACGAAAAGCGGCGGAACGTCTCGATTGACGGCATGATTGCCATCGACGTGCTCGAAGATGGTCGAGTGATGGAGGTCAAGCCGTCATCTTCGTTGGTTGATCCAGCCAAACTCCAACTGCTGTACTATCTCTGGTATCTCGAACATATCGTCGGTGTTGAGCGTGAGGGCGTACTCGCGCATCCGACAGAACGCCGTCGGGAAGCCGTCGAACTCACACCCGAAAACGAGCAGTGGGTCGAAGACGCGATTCGGGGCGTCCACGACATCGTCACGCAAGAAACACCACCGGGGGCGGAGGAAAAGCCGTTCTGTGAGTCGTGTGCGTATCACGACTTCTGCTGGAGTTGTTAA
- the cas1b gene encoding type I-B CRISPR-associated endonuclease Cas1b: MTENYHVFSDGRLERHNDTVRLVTEDDEKKYLPVENAEAVFLHGQIDFNTRLVSFLNDHGVAVHIFGWNDYYAGSVMPERGQTSGRTVTEQVRAYDDPEHRRQLARKFIRASIHNMRANVSYYDNRDHDFGSVITRLDTQQERLEPGLEINELMGVEATARRAYYSTFDDILPDGFVFGGREYNPPKNEVNSLISFGNSLVYANVVSAIRATALDPAISFLHEPGDRRYSLSLDIADIFKPLLADRVIFRLVNRQQVDMGDFEERLNGCLLTESGREAYLKEFEQMLDQTVEHPRLNRKVSYQHLLRVEVYKLKKHLLTGEEYAPFERWW; encoded by the coding sequence ATGACCGAGAACTACCACGTGTTCAGCGACGGACGACTCGAACGGCACAACGACACGGTCCGCCTCGTGACCGAGGACGACGAGAAGAAATACCTCCCGGTTGAGAACGCGGAGGCTGTCTTCCTCCACGGCCAGATCGACTTCAACACCCGATTGGTTTCGTTCCTCAACGACCACGGTGTCGCCGTCCATATCTTCGGCTGGAACGATTACTACGCCGGTTCTGTGATGCCGGAACGCGGCCAGACCTCCGGTCGGACAGTCACCGAGCAAGTCCGAGCGTACGACGACCCGGAGCATCGGCGACAACTCGCGCGGAAGTTCATTCGCGCAAGCATCCACAACATGCGGGCGAACGTCTCCTACTACGACAACCGCGATCACGACTTTGGGAGCGTTATTACACGTCTCGATACACAGCAGGAGCGGCTCGAACCGGGACTCGAGATAAACGAACTGATGGGCGTCGAAGCGACCGCTCGTCGCGCATACTACTCGACGTTCGACGACATTCTCCCCGATGGATTCGTCTTCGGGGGTCGAGAGTATAATCCGCCGAAGAACGAGGTGAATAGTCTCATCTCGTTCGGAAACTCACTCGTGTACGCGAATGTCGTTTCCGCAATTCGGGCAACGGCGCTCGACCCAGCGATTAGCTTCCTCCACGAACCAGGCGACCGCCGATACTCACTCTCACTCGACATCGCAGATATATTCAAACCACTGCTCGCTGATCGCGTTATTTTCCGTCTAGTGAACCGCCAACAAGTCGACATGGGTGACTTCGAGGAGCGGCTGAATGGATGCCTACTCACGGAATCAGGCCGCGAAGCATACTTGAAGGAATTTGAACAGATGCTCGATCAAACCGTCGAACATCCGCGATTGAATCGAAAGGTGAGCTACCAGCACCTCCTTCGTGTCGAAGTATACAAGCTGAAAAAGCACTTGCTGACTGGCGAAGAATACGCCCCCTTCGAGCGATGGTGGTGA
- the cas2 gene encoding CRISPR-associated endonuclease Cas2, with the protein MAYLIVVYDVEADRTSKFLKYLRQYLVHVQNSVFEGELTAGQAVDVENTLEEMLEPGESVMVYQMAGESYVERSVYGEDPMDDQQFL; encoded by the coding sequence ATGGCGTATTTAATCGTGGTGTACGACGTTGAGGCGGATCGAACCTCGAAATTTCTGAAGTATCTGCGGCAGTATCTCGTCCACGTCCAGAACTCAGTCTTCGAAGGAGAGCTCACAGCCGGCCAAGCGGTTGACGTCGAAAACACCCTTGAAGAGATGCTCGAACCCGGCGAGTCGGTAATGGTCTACCAGATGGCCGGCGAAAGCTACGTCGAGCGTTCTGTCTACGGTGAGGACCCGATGGACGACCAGCAATTCCTGTAA
- a CDS encoding SprT-like domain-containing protein, with protein MSTGAVRGRGLERRLPTHNDTIPGAQFTPDLLMMSGTPTLETDFYAVDRDVSVPEFLAVAKVYARDVVDAYDLAVTVSALEWEVSKRAKRRAGAVKYHGEHPETVSLTWEYFQEHGWGATADVVRHELIHVHLLNEAGDASHGEAFRELATELRTSVTCKHFADPNWWVVCESCGSEMARYRKSKLVKNSEEYRCGGCGGSLYAREAREGAE; from the coding sequence GTGAGCACCGGGGCGGTTCGAGGGCGTGGCCTTGAACGCCGACTGCCGACCCACAACGATACTATCCCCGGGGCACAATTCACGCCCGACCTACTGATGATGTCCGGGACGCCGACGCTGGAGACGGACTTCTACGCGGTCGACCGAGACGTCTCCGTCCCGGAGTTCCTCGCAGTCGCGAAAGTGTACGCCCGGGACGTCGTCGACGCCTACGACCTCGCGGTGACCGTGAGCGCGCTGGAGTGGGAGGTCAGCAAGCGCGCGAAGCGCCGCGCCGGCGCGGTCAAATACCACGGCGAGCACCCCGAAACCGTCTCGCTAACCTGGGAGTACTTCCAGGAGCACGGCTGGGGTGCCACCGCCGACGTCGTCCGTCACGAACTGATTCACGTCCACCTGCTGAACGAAGCGGGCGACGCCAGCCACGGCGAGGCGTTCCGCGAACTCGCGACCGAACTCCGGACGTCCGTCACCTGCAAGCACTTCGCCGACCCGAACTGGTGGGTCGTCTGTGAATCCTGTGGGAGCGAGATGGCGCGCTACCGGAAATCCAAGCTCGTGAAGAATTCCGAGGAGTATCGGTGTGGCGGGTGTGGTGGGAGTCTGTACGCTCGGGAAGCAAGGGAAGGGGCGGAGTGA
- a CDS encoding GTP cyclohydrolase III — protein MTNTQVTLVQLDNYGPWTVTPSPRREVDLQTMQSRLYADLSQAFGMRDGYVFFTRFDNMIAVSNGLDLEDHARIQESIRNRYPVTVSLSIGTGASPADALVEATASLQEQGSAQDADRREALLGQPIDETARTDEDVQIAHFDVVDATGTYTDELDAYSSFVHIEQGYAALMQHMHDAHDSLSFFVGGDNIIAVCPDLTPADYEEAIEHVHDTAGVDVRVGVGHGVSPHDAGMGAKHALEDAREHETDVEVVPEP, from the coding sequence GTGACGAACACGCAGGTCACCCTCGTCCAACTCGACAACTACGGCCCGTGGACCGTGACGCCATCGCCGCGACGCGAAGTCGACCTCCAGACGATGCAGTCCCGCCTCTACGCCGACCTCTCGCAGGCGTTCGGGATGCGGGACGGCTACGTCTTCTTCACGCGCTTCGACAACATGATCGCGGTCAGCAACGGGCTCGACCTCGAAGACCACGCCCGGATTCAGGAGTCCATCCGGAACCGCTACCCCGTCACCGTCAGTCTCTCCATCGGCACCGGTGCGTCGCCCGCCGATGCGCTCGTCGAGGCGACCGCTTCCCTCCAGGAACAGGGCAGCGCGCAGGACGCCGACCGCCGCGAAGCACTCCTCGGCCAGCCCATCGACGAGACCGCACGCACCGACGAGGACGTCCAAATCGCGCACTTCGACGTCGTCGACGCTACCGGCACGTACACCGACGAACTCGACGCCTACTCGTCGTTCGTCCACATCGAGCAGGGGTACGCCGCGCTCATGCAGCACATGCACGACGCCCACGACTCCCTCTCGTTCTTCGTCGGCGGCGACAACATCATCGCGGTCTGCCCGGACCTCACGCCCGCGGACTACGAGGAGGCCATCGAGCACGTCCACGACACCGCCGGCGTCGACGTCCGCGTCGGCGTCGGTCACGGCGTCTCCCCGCACGACGCCGGCATGGGTGCCAAGCACGCGCTCGAAGACGCCCGCGAACACGAGACCGACGTCGAAGTCGTCCCCGAACCCTGA